From the genome of Cloacibacillus sp. An23:
TGAGGTTCGTAATACGGCAGTTTCTTATAGAATATTAGAATGTTCTCATGAGCCCGGAGCGGCATCCTGTTCGCGTTCAAGAAGCCGCAGGCTTTCGTCTTCTCCCATATAAGCTCATACCTGAATTTCATTGGTCTAAGACAAGAATTTATAAGCTCAGTGACAAAAAGCTGCTGAGCCGTAAGACAGACGACGCCGTTATCCTTGAGGCAGACGTTCCATGCCCGCCAAAGCGGAGCTAATTCGATTTTTTTATCCCAATCACAGTTTGTGGTGCCGTAAGGCAGGTCGCAGAGGATCATATCGACGCTGCCTTTCAGTATCTTTCTAAAATGTTCCATGCAGTCCCCGTGATAGAGGACTCCGTTCTCTGTGCGCAAATATACAGACATATAGACCTCTTTTTGATATACTATCAGTAGTCTATGTGCCTTCATCACATAGATGAAGAGGCGGATAGGAGTTTCATTCCTTCCGCCTCGCCTCCAGTAAAAGCCTCTTCCGAAGCTCTTAACTCTATATTGACTATCCGAACCGTCCGCCCGGCTCGCTTGCCGATGCTAACATTATATCTATTGACAAAAACATAGCTAGGGCCATAGTGAGGACACCCAATTTTTCAATTCAGCTTTTTGTCCAGCTCCGGATCGTCGTAGAGCACGATCTCGCCCTCGCGCGGGTGCGTTATGAGGTACAGCGCTATCGTCCTGACGATCTTGTTCCTGCGGCGGCGGACCGTCTTAGGCACGATACCGTCATAACGCCGCCCTATCATCGCCATTGCGCCGCCCTTGCCGTCG
Proteins encoded in this window:
- a CDS encoding site-specific DNA-methyltransferase, which codes for MSVYLRTENGVLYHGDCMEHFRKILKGSVDMILCDLPYGTTNCDWDKKIELAPLWRAWNVCLKDNGVVCLTAQQLFVTELINSCLRPMKFRYELIWEKTKACGFLNANRMPLRAHENILIFYKKLPYYEPQMTSGRPYKTKRGKSKTSAVYRFNGKSIDKENTGTRYPRSVLHFPQEARTKHPTEKPQALFEWLIRTYTRPGETVLDNCIGSGTTAAACEALGRRWIGMEKEAAWCEAAKERLARQGVEIQVGPAS